In the Muricauda sp. MAR_2010_75 genome, one interval contains:
- a CDS encoding patatin-like phospholipase family protein — translation MGIKRIFYVVTFIFFGVLGMAQTPNGEAPPKIGLVLSGGGAKGLAHIGALKVIEEAGVKVDYIGGTSMGAIVGALYASGYSAHELDSIFKVTDFTELIQDNVPRGAKTFYEKEDSERYALTLPFTDFSVSFPQAISGGQNIYNELVRLLFHVKDVHDFKKLPIPFLCVATNVETGEEVLLDQGYLPEAIMASGTFPSLFEPSEIDGDILVDGGVVNNYPIDKIKDMGADVIIGVDVQHNLSTRESLMSATEILLQINNYRTVNDMKRKSEETDVYIRPDIDEFSVIDFGRSKEIVKSGEEAARAKFQELQVLAQSQNHEGMDKKNIQVMDSLTINRMIIRGNDQYTRGFIKGKLRFNLAEKISFEDLKQGINNLSATGNFKAIRYELVSNGLGTDLILKLKENPTKMFLKLSAHYDDLYKSAALINLTKKNFLMKDDVASFDFILGDHLRYNMQYYLDKGYYWSLGINSKFTDFDEEIDFGLIQSNFDVANDPNIRQINLDVTDLTNQIYLQTVLQEEFAFTIGAEHKLLRYSTRTLNQLEGEVTEESLIDPPERTFFENSNYFSAFGKITLDTYDDKYFPTKGLFFESDFHLYLFSSDFNENFKEFSIAKARLGTVIPLFHNLSFNLEANGGVKLGTSGVTSFDFVLGGFGNDFVNNFVPFFGYDFLSLPGNSFVKTYGRLDYRFAPKNHVLLSANFANVDDDLFRTGEWFTEPTFSGYGIGYGFESFIGPIQVYYSWTPEIKNDSIFFSIGYWF, via the coding sequence ATGGGCATTAAACGTATTTTTTATGTTGTAACCTTTATTTTCTTTGGGGTTTTGGGCATGGCCCAGACGCCGAATGGCGAGGCACCCCCAAAGATAGGTCTGGTTCTCAGTGGTGGTGGTGCCAAGGGGCTTGCCCATATTGGAGCACTAAAAGTAATTGAAGAAGCAGGGGTAAAGGTAGACTATATTGGGGGTACCAGTATGGGCGCCATAGTGGGGGCCTTGTATGCTTCGGGCTATTCTGCGCATGAGCTTGATTCTATTTTTAAGGTCACCGATTTCACCGAGCTCATTCAAGATAATGTACCTAGGGGTGCCAAAACATTTTATGAAAAAGAAGATTCTGAACGATATGCCCTAACACTACCCTTTACAGATTTCAGTGTTTCCTTTCCGCAAGCGATTTCAGGGGGGCAAAACATCTATAACGAGCTGGTTCGATTGCTGTTCCATGTCAAGGACGTGCACGATTTTAAAAAATTGCCCATTCCTTTTTTGTGCGTGGCCACTAATGTGGAAACAGGAGAAGAGGTGTTGCTGGATCAGGGGTACTTGCCCGAAGCCATCATGGCAAGCGGAACATTTCCATCGCTTTTTGAACCCTCCGAAATTGACGGGGATATCTTGGTTGACGGAGGGGTGGTCAACAACTATCCCATAGATAAAATTAAGGATATGGGCGCCGATGTCATCATAGGGGTGGATGTACAGCATAATTTGTCCACACGGGAATCCCTTATGTCAGCTACGGAAATTTTACTGCAGATCAATAACTACAGGACCGTTAATGATATGAAAAGGAAATCCGAAGAAACAGATGTCTACATAAGGCCCGACATTGATGAATTTTCGGTAATTGATTTTGGAAGAAGCAAAGAAATTGTAAAAAGCGGGGAAGAGGCAGCGCGAGCCAAATTTCAAGAGCTACAAGTGTTGGCCCAAAGCCAAAATCATGAAGGGATGGACAAGAAGAATATTCAGGTAATGGACAGTCTTACCATTAATAGAATGATCATTAGGGGGAACGATCAATATACCCGCGGGTTTATCAAGGGAAAACTTAGGTTTAATCTGGCTGAAAAAATTTCATTCGAAGATCTAAAACAAGGAATCAATAACCTATCCGCAACAGGGAACTTTAAGGCTATCCGCTATGAGCTGGTTTCCAATGGACTTGGTACTGACCTGATTCTAAAGCTAAAGGAAAACCCAACCAAAATGTTCCTTAAACTGTCCGCCCATTACGATGACCTCTACAAAAGTGCAGCCCTGATAAATCTCACCAAGAAAAATTTTCTGATGAAGGATGATGTAGCTTCCTTTGATTTTATTCTGGGAGACCACCTGAGGTACAATATGCAGTATTATTTGGATAAGGGCTATTATTGGAGTCTTGGCATTAATTCCAAATTCACGGATTTTGACGAAGAAATTGATTTTGGTTTGATTCAGTCCAATTTTGATGTGGCCAATGACCCCAACATTCGGCAAATAAACTTGGATGTTACCGATTTGACCAATCAAATTTACCTACAGACCGTTTTGCAAGAGGAATTTGCCTTTACCATAGGGGCAGAGCATAAACTTTTGCGTTACAGTACACGAACCCTGAACCAGTTGGAGGGTGAGGTTACGGAGGAATCCCTCATAGATCCTCCCGAAAGAACATTTTTTGAAAACTCCAATTACTTCAGTGCCTTTGGAAAAATTACTTTGGATACATACGACGATAAATATTTCCCCACCAAAGGGTTGTTTTTTGAAAGTGATTTTCATTTGTATCTCTTCTCATCGGATTTCAATGAGAATTTTAAGGAATTTTCCATAGCAAAAGCAAGATTGGGAACCGTAATCCCTTTGTTTCACAACCTAAGTTTTAATTTAGAGGCGAATGGAGGGGTTAAATTGGGAACCTCTGGCGTAACCTCTTTTGATTTTGTGCTCGGTGGTTTTGGGAACGATTTTGTGAACAATTTTGTTCCATTTTTTGGCTACGATTTTCTGAGTCTTCCCGGAAACAGTTTTGTAAAGACATACGGAAGGTTGGATTACAGATTTGCCCCAAAGAACCACGTGCTCCTATCGGCAAATTTTGCCAATGTGGATGACGATCTTTTTAGGACAGGAGAATGGTTCACCGAACCCACTTTTTCCGGTTATGGAATAGGGTACGGTTTTGAATCGTTCATTGGCCCCATCCAAGTATATTATTCTTGGACTCCAGAGATTAAAAATGACAGTATTTTCTTTAGTATTGGTTACTGGTTCTAA
- a CDS encoding tryptophan 2,3-dioxygenase family protein — protein MKNDERIESQINKLEEKYKNSGQDLSSYLDGLLYQRYLTYWDYIHLDTLLSLQVPRTHFPDEEIFIMYHQITELYFKLIIHEQKQIVEDRSQDLRFFIEKVNRINNYFKALISSFSIMIKGMEREQFLRYRMALLPASGFQSVQYRMIEIYATPLENLVHHTERDGFSSKDNIEELFEHIYWKKGATDKATGEKTLTLKQFEIRYTPRLLRISNQVKNSTIYHKYLQLPEASRNNNELVKALKELDMNANVNWPLMHMGSAYRYLAKENQEIDATGGTNWKQFLPPSFQKIIFFPTLYSENELDTWGKQWVDHIFNPANKQYKEKEQK, from the coding sequence ATGAAGAATGATGAGCGAATTGAGTCCCAAATCAATAAGCTAGAAGAAAAATACAAAAACTCTGGACAAGACCTAAGCTCTTATCTTGATGGATTGCTCTACCAGAGATACCTTACCTATTGGGACTACATACATTTGGATACACTGTTGAGCCTTCAAGTGCCGCGCACCCATTTCCCGGACGAGGAAATCTTCATCATGTACCATCAGATTACGGAACTTTATTTTAAGCTGATCATCCACGAACAAAAGCAGATTGTGGAGGATCGGTCCCAAGACCTTCGGTTCTTTATTGAAAAAGTAAACCGCATCAACAACTACTTTAAGGCCCTCATCTCTTCGTTCAGCATTATGATCAAGGGCATGGAGCGGGAACAGTTTCTTCGATATCGAATGGCGTTGCTGCCCGCCAGTGGATTTCAATCGGTACAATATAGAATGATAGAGATCTATGCCACCCCTTTGGAGAACTTGGTGCACCATACAGAACGTGACGGTTTTTCATCAAAAGACAACATAGAGGAACTTTTTGAGCATATCTATTGGAAGAAAGGCGCAACGGACAAGGCCACTGGAGAAAAAACCTTGACCTTAAAGCAATTTGAGATTCGGTATACCCCACGGCTCTTGCGTATTTCCAACCAAGTCAAGAACAGTACCATATACCATAAATATCTTCAGCTGCCCGAAGCATCCAGAAATAATAACGAGCTTGTAAAAGCGTTAAAAGAGTTGGACATGAATGCCAACGTAAATTGGCCGTTGATGCACATGGGCTCCGCTTACAGGTATCTGGCCAAGGAAAATCAGGAAATTGATGCCACGGGAGGCACCAATTGGAAACAGTTTTTACCACCCAGTTTTCAGAAAATAATATTTTTCCCAACTTTGTACTCAGAAAATGAGTTGGATACGTGGGGGAAACAGTGGGTAGATCATATTTTTAACCCGGCAAACAAGCAATACAAGGAAAAGGAACAAAAGTAG
- a CDS encoding TonB-dependent receptor domain-containing protein, producing MRKIYLAVVAIFVSAMAFSQGTITGTVVDAELGGPLPGASVVVRGTSIGTSTDFDGNFTLEVDQASGTLVVSYIGFVKQNVSFSSAGNVGTISLQPDAEELEGVVVVGTGIIDLAADRQTPIAVSSVPIKTIQEKIGTQDVTMTLVNTPSVYVSGQAGGFGDTNMRVRGFDQDNTAFLLNGQPINGMEDGLMYWSNWSGLNDIATGVQIQRGLGSSKLAISSVGGTVNFVTQATEMNEGGFGYATVANNNYIKTSAGYNTGISDKGWGLSVMLSHWQGDGYNEGMFGEGQTYFISVGYRPNDSHNFNFLITGAPQFHDQNFTKPISDYLEYGLRYNNNWGTYNGQYLTERRNFYHKPVANLNWDWNIDDTSTLSTVLYASWGNGGGTGDRGNRIRTDEGRIDYNAIYAFNNSVPNGAGGYFAAGGGYVTRASMNLHNWYGLISNFEKQLSDNLTWNVGFDLRTYYGKHFRVVSNFHGLNSWQENIRLIDQNNNHEPYGTFGTYKQVIATESFRPSGWAAAFNSYPEDQKIAYSNDERISYGGLFTQLEYATDQFSAFFQGSISNQYHQRFDPYQYADQSLINGTSSQWTGEPLPAGIEPGVDSEKVNNFGYNAKGGFSYSPTDQHSFYFNTGYYNRQPYHDNIYLNFTNQINPLTENEKIFGLEAGYKYSSAVFSGSINAYRTSWKDRVETTSDVVDDVVTYTSNFGTEQLHTGVELDAKIRPMSGLTFNAFASIGDWQYKGEVVTQVTDEERNVISTETEDVDGGKVGGAAQLSGGLGFAYRISNMFSIDSDFRYYDNLYADVGAIKENLELPSFGLLDAGVTFNLPLGIDKTKNLKIRANMNNVLDKEYISTLSTANFAEAGDETYDGLAVSNRGYFGLGRTWNVTLRYDF from the coding sequence ATGAGAAAAATTTACTTGGCTGTTGTGGCAATTTTTGTGTCCGCAATGGCATTTTCACAAGGAACAATTACTGGTACTGTGGTGGACGCCGAGCTTGGCGGCCCGCTTCCTGGGGCCAGCGTGGTGGTTAGGGGTACTTCAATTGGTACTTCTACCGATTTTGATGGAAACTTTACTCTGGAAGTTGACCAAGCTTCCGGAACCCTAGTGGTTTCTTATATTGGATTTGTTAAGCAGAATGTTTCTTTTAGCTCTGCTGGGAACGTGGGAACCATTTCTTTGCAACCCGATGCAGAAGAATTGGAAGGCGTAGTGGTTGTAGGTACAGGGATTATTGACCTTGCTGCGGATAGACAAACACCAATCGCGGTTTCTTCGGTACCAATAAAAACTATCCAGGAAAAAATAGGAACACAAGATGTAACCATGACATTGGTGAACACTCCCTCTGTATACGTCTCTGGACAAGCAGGTGGATTCGGAGATACCAACATGAGGGTTCGTGGTTTTGATCAAGATAACACCGCTTTCCTTTTGAATGGTCAGCCTATCAACGGTATGGAAGATGGTTTGATGTACTGGTCAAACTGGTCTGGACTGAACGATATTGCTACTGGAGTTCAAATTCAAAGAGGACTTGGATCTTCTAAACTGGCCATTTCTTCTGTAGGGGGTACGGTTAACTTTGTAACCCAGGCAACCGAGATGAATGAAGGTGGTTTTGGATATGCCACTGTGGCCAATAACAATTATATAAAAACCTCTGCTGGTTACAATACTGGAATTTCTGATAAAGGATGGGGTTTAAGTGTAATGCTTTCACACTGGCAAGGTGATGGTTACAACGAAGGAATGTTTGGTGAAGGACAGACCTATTTTATCTCTGTAGGTTATAGGCCCAATGACAGCCATAACTTCAACTTTTTGATTACTGGGGCGCCTCAGTTCCACGATCAAAACTTTACCAAACCAATATCTGACTATTTGGAATATGGTTTACGTTACAACAACAACTGGGGAACTTACAATGGTCAATATTTGACTGAAAGAAGAAACTTTTACCACAAACCAGTGGCTAACTTAAACTGGGACTGGAATATTGATGATACGTCCACTCTATCAACCGTATTATATGCCTCTTGGGGTAACGGTGGTGGTACTGGGGATCGCGGAAACCGTATTAGAACAGATGAAGGACGTATTGATTATAACGCAATTTATGCATTCAATAATAGTGTTCCCAATGGTGCTGGAGGATATTTTGCCGCTGGTGGAGGGTATGTCACCAGAGCATCCATGAACCTGCATAACTGGTATGGGTTGATCTCAAACTTTGAAAAGCAATTGTCGGATAATTTGACTTGGAACGTAGGTTTCGATTTAAGAACGTATTACGGGAAGCACTTTAGGGTGGTTTCTAACTTTCATGGACTTAATTCGTGGCAAGAGAATATTCGGTTGATCGATCAAAACAATAACCATGAGCCTTATGGTACTTTTGGAACCTATAAGCAAGTAATTGCAACAGAATCGTTTAGGCCATCCGGATGGGCCGCAGCGTTCAACAGCTATCCAGAAGATCAAAAAATTGCCTATAGCAATGATGAGAGAATCTCTTACGGTGGATTGTTTACCCAATTGGAGTATGCTACTGATCAATTTTCTGCTTTCTTCCAAGGATCTATTTCAAATCAATACCACCAAAGGTTTGATCCCTATCAGTACGCAGACCAGTCTTTGATTAATGGGACCTCTTCCCAATGGACAGGAGAGCCTCTTCCTGCTGGAATAGAGCCTGGGGTGGATTCTGAAAAGGTGAATAATTTTGGTTACAATGCCAAAGGTGGTTTTAGCTACAGCCCTACAGATCAGCACAGTTTTTATTTTAACACAGGATACTATAACCGTCAACCATATCATGACAACATTTATTTGAACTTTACGAACCAAATAAATCCGTTAACAGAAAATGAAAAGATTTTTGGTTTGGAAGCGGGATATAAATATTCTAGTGCTGTGTTTTCAGGAAGTATAAATGCTTACCGTACCTCATGGAAGGATCGTGTAGAAACCACTTCTGATGTTGTTGACGACGTGGTAACCTATACTTCTAATTTTGGAACAGAGCAATTGCACACTGGTGTTGAGCTGGATGCTAAAATAAGACCGATGAGCGGACTTACTTTTAATGCATTTGCCTCAATCGGAGATTGGCAGTACAAAGGTGAAGTGGTTACCCAAGTTACTGATGAGGAACGTAATGTAATCAGTACCGAGACTGAAGATGTTGATGGTGGTAAAGTAGGTGGCGCCGCGCAACTTTCTGGTGGACTTGGATTTGCTTACAGAATTTCCAATATGTTCTCTATTGATTCTGATTTTAGATACTATGACAATCTTTATGCTGATGTAGGGGCCATTAAGGAAAATCTTGAATTGCCATCATTCGGTCTGTTGGATGCTGGGGTAACATTTAATCTTCCTTTAGGAATAGACAAGACCAAAAACTTAAAGATCAGAGCCAATATGAACAACGTATTGGACAAGGAGTACATTTCTACCTTGAGCACTGCGAACTTTGCTGAAGCTGGCGATGAGACTTATGATGGTCTTGCAGTATCTAACCGAGGATATTTTGGTTTGGGAAGAACTTGGAACGTTACTTTACGTTACGATTTCTAA
- the pgi gene encoding glucose-6-phosphate isomerase yields the protein MALPRINPTTTNAWKKLSEHYKENKDTHLRHLFAEDTERGKKFNILWDDFLVDYSKNRITEETLSLLLDLAEEVKLKEAMAGYFGGDLINQTEGRAVLHTALRANKGDTILVDGENVVEEVYEVKEKIKSFSEAVISGEKKGFTGKAFTDVVNIGIGGSDLGPAMVTEALKFYKNHLKMHFVSNVDGDHVHEVLKELDPETTLFIIVSKSFTTQETLSNALTIKKWFLEHASQNDVAEHFVAVSTNLEKIEEFGIADDNVFPMWDWVGGRFSLWSAVGLSIALSVGYKNFDELLSGAHAMDNHFKEAPFSENIPVVLALLSIWYNNFYGAETEAIIPYTQYLHRFSAYLQQGIMESNGKSVDRAGNRVGHETGTIIWGEPGTNSQHAFFQLIHQGTKLIPTDFIGFKESLHGDVDHHNKLMANFFAQTEALMNGKTADEVKKELKAQGISEEELKSLLPFKVFEGNKPTNTILIQKLTPKTLGALIALYEHKIFVQGVVWNIFSYDQWGVELGKQLAKTILSDIENSEIGKHDASTLNLLQFFKR from the coding sequence ATGGCCCTACCCAGAATTAACCCCACTACAACCAACGCTTGGAAAAAACTTTCGGAACATTATAAAGAAAACAAGGACACTCACCTAAGACATTTATTCGCAGAAGATACTGAGAGAGGTAAAAAGTTCAATATCCTGTGGGATGACTTCTTGGTAGATTACTCCAAGAACCGAATTACGGAAGAAACCCTTTCCCTTTTGCTGGATTTGGCCGAGGAAGTAAAGCTTAAAGAGGCCATGGCCGGTTATTTTGGTGGAGACCTCATCAACCAAACCGAAGGAAGGGCCGTACTCCATACCGCACTTAGGGCAAATAAAGGAGACACCATTTTGGTTGACGGTGAAAATGTTGTAGAGGAAGTTTACGAAGTAAAAGAGAAGATAAAATCCTTTTCGGAAGCCGTAATTTCTGGTGAGAAAAAAGGATTCACCGGAAAAGCCTTCACCGATGTGGTCAATATTGGCATTGGGGGGTCCGATTTGGGTCCAGCGATGGTCACCGAAGCCTTAAAATTCTACAAGAACCACTTGAAAATGCACTTTGTGAGCAATGTGGATGGCGATCATGTGCATGAAGTGTTAAAGGAACTCGATCCAGAAACTACCTTGTTCATCATCGTTTCAAAATCCTTCACCACCCAAGAAACATTGAGCAATGCCCTCACCATTAAAAAATGGTTTTTGGAGCACGCTTCGCAAAACGATGTAGCCGAGCATTTTGTGGCCGTTTCCACCAATCTTGAAAAAATAGAGGAATTTGGAATTGCCGATGATAACGTGTTTCCCATGTGGGATTGGGTCGGGGGACGATTTTCACTTTGGAGTGCCGTTGGGCTTTCCATTGCCCTTTCGGTAGGTTATAAAAATTTTGATGAGCTGTTGTCTGGAGCCCATGCCATGGACAACCATTTTAAGGAAGCCCCATTTTCTGAAAATATACCCGTTGTTTTGGCCTTGTTGAGTATCTGGTACAATAATTTTTATGGTGCAGAGACCGAGGCCATTATTCCATATACCCAATATTTGCATCGCTTTTCGGCCTATTTGCAGCAAGGGATTATGGAAAGTAATGGGAAAAGCGTGGACCGTGCCGGCAATAGGGTGGGGCACGAAACCGGGACCATTATATGGGGAGAGCCCGGGACCAATTCGCAGCACGCTTTTTTTCAATTGATCCATCAAGGCACAAAACTGATTCCAACAGATTTTATCGGTTTTAAGGAATCATTACATGGCGATGTGGACCACCACAATAAGTTAATGGCCAATTTCTTCGCACAGACCGAAGCATTGATGAACGGAAAAACTGCTGATGAGGTCAAAAAAGAATTGAAGGCACAGGGCATATCGGAAGAAGAATTAAAATCCTTGCTTCCATTCAAAGTGTTTGAAGGCAACAAACCCACCAATACCATATTGATACAAAAACTCACTCCAAAAACCCTTGGGGCATTGATTGCCCTTTATGAGCACAAGATCTTCGTTCAAGGGGTTGTTTGGAACATTTTCAGTTATGATCAATGGGGTGTGGAATTGGGCAAACAATTGGCCAAGACCATTCTCTCAGACATAGAAAATTCAGAAATTGGCAAACATGACGCCTCCACATTGAATCTTTTGCAATTTTTTAAGCGTTGA
- a CDS encoding peptidoglycan DD-metalloendopeptidase family protein, which yields MRKFIGAILALVVLVSCKEEKVVVNDELVKVETIEKPPITHFGFNLDHFNVVHDTVRRGDSFGELMLKNKVDYPKIATISEKFRDTFDVRKIKVGKPYVILKSKDTSEVAEIFIYQNDKINYTVVDLRDSVKAYKSKKKVKLVEREIGGVIDHSLSMSIDTLGVDYNLTFALSDIYAWTIDFGRLDKGDKFKVVFEERYINDTIYAGIGAVKAAYFEHKGKTIYAFPYISDATNNILEYFDQDANNLRSTFLRAPVKFQYRLSSRYNLKRRIAYYGYKVRPHKGTDFAAPIGTPIVATADGTVTESTRRGGNGKYVKIRHNDTYSTQYLHMKAQNVKRGDFVRQGDVIGWIGMTGNTGGPHVCYRFWKYGRQVDPFKEELPAAEPIADSLRTDYLSYIQPLRDQLDCIELIEPTPELEETLITYNP from the coding sequence ATGCGAAAATTTATTGGGGCAATTTTGGCACTGGTGGTTCTGGTGTCGTGCAAAGAAGAAAAGGTTGTAGTAAATGATGAGTTGGTCAAGGTGGAAACCATAGAAAAACCACCCATCACCCATTTTGGGTTCAACCTAGATCACTTTAATGTGGTCCATGATACGGTTCGTCGGGGCGATAGCTTTGGGGAGCTTATGTTGAAAAACAAGGTGGACTATCCCAAAATTGCGACCATTTCTGAAAAATTCAGGGATACCTTTGATGTGCGAAAGATCAAAGTGGGCAAGCCCTATGTCATTCTTAAATCCAAGGACACTTCTGAAGTAGCCGAAATCTTTATCTATCAAAATGACAAGATCAATTACACTGTGGTTGATTTAAGGGATAGTGTAAAAGCTTACAAGAGCAAGAAAAAGGTAAAACTGGTCGAACGTGAGATAGGTGGTGTTATAGATCATAGTTTGTCCATGTCAATTGACACATTGGGAGTGGACTACAACCTAACCTTCGCACTTTCCGATATTTATGCCTGGACCATTGATTTTGGACGGTTGGACAAAGGCGACAAATTCAAAGTGGTTTTTGAAGAGCGTTATATCAATGATACCATTTATGCTGGGATTGGCGCCGTAAAGGCGGCCTATTTTGAGCACAAGGGAAAAACCATTTATGCTTTCCCATATATTTCAGATGCAACCAACAATATCTTAGAGTATTTTGATCAAGATGCAAATAATCTAAGAAGCACCTTTTTGCGGGCACCGGTTAAATTCCAATATCGATTATCGTCCCGGTACAATCTGAAAAGAAGGATTGCTTACTACGGGTATAAAGTAAGGCCCCATAAAGGAACTGATTTTGCTGCCCCGATTGGAACTCCCATTGTGGCCACTGCTGATGGAACAGTAACCGAATCGACCCGAAGAGGTGGAAATGGCAAATACGTAAAAATTAGGCACAACGATACGTACAGCACCCAATACCTTCACATGAAGGCCCAAAACGTAAAACGAGGCGACTTTGTACGCCAAGGTGATGTCATTGGTTGGATCGGAATGACAGGAAACACTGGCGGACCACACGTTTGCTATCGTTTTTGGAAGTATGGTAGACAGGTAGACCCTTTTAAAGAAGAACTTCCCGCTGCAGAACCCATCGCAGATTCGTTACGTACTGACTATTTATCGTACATTCAGCCGCTACGCGATCAATTGGATTGTATTGAATTGATAGAACCAACCCCAGAACTCGAAGAAACGCTCATAACCTATAACCCATAA
- a CDS encoding DUF3108 domain-containing protein: MKKTLIVLILLIATSVFGQKSQPAYKSGEWLKFRIHYGFLNASYATLHLTSDTLDSIPVYHVVGEGKTTGFASIFFKVDDTYESYFGRNNGKPYRFIRRIDEGGYTKDIEIDFNYKEEMAVLRDNKNGTQKRIPVHNKIQDLISASYFMRNNYNLEKFEEGQSINLDMLFDDDGVFQFKLKYLGKEVLRTKFGKVECLKFRPLVQSGRVFKEKESLTLWVSNDLNKIPVRIKADLAVGSLKADLEAYNGLRNQFKIIMD; encoded by the coding sequence ATGAAAAAGACACTGATCGTACTTATCCTACTTATTGCTACATCTGTATTTGGGCAAAAGTCCCAACCAGCGTACAAATCGGGGGAATGGCTAAAATTCCGAATCCATTACGGGTTCCTTAATGCCAGTTATGCCACATTGCACTTAACCTCGGACACCTTGGATAGCATTCCCGTATATCATGTGGTGGGAGAAGGAAAAACCACGGGTTTTGCCAGTATCTTTTTTAAGGTTGATGACACCTATGAAAGCTATTTTGGCCGGAACAATGGAAAACCGTATCGGTTTATAAGAAGAATAGACGAAGGCGGTTATACCAAAGACATTGAGATCGATTTCAATTACAAAGAAGAAATGGCAGTTCTCAGGGATAATAAGAATGGCACCCAAAAAAGAATCCCGGTACACAATAAAATCCAGGACCTCATCTCGGCTTCCTATTTTATGAGGAACAACTACAACTTGGAAAAGTTTGAGGAAGGTCAATCCATTAATCTCGACATGTTGTTCGACGATGACGGGGTTTTTCAATTTAAATTGAAATATTTGGGAAAAGAAGTGCTCCGAACCAAGTTTGGAAAGGTGGAATGTCTTAAATTTAGACCTTTGGTTCAATCGGGCCGTGTTTTTAAGGAAAAAGAGAGCCTTACCCTTTGGGTTTCAAATGATTTGAATAAAATCCCTGTCAGAATCAAGGCAGATTTGGCCGTAGGATCCTTAAAAGCAGATTTGGAAGCCTACAACGGACTAAGAAACCAGTTTAAAATAATAATGGATTAG